The following are encoded together in the Apium graveolens cultivar Ventura unplaced genomic scaffold, ASM990537v1 ctg4600, whole genome shotgun sequence genome:
- the LOC141702087 gene encoding uncharacterized protein LOC141702087: protein MIIASAKIYLYEEKVQVGHVWSTKFFLNYHHHSVAQLRQRYNSGDFSEEDFSSVKVEKVRQFNLEEILNLGPEFTKKEVICNVKIWKVATGMGWFFRTCTSYYRENENVDELFKCVMCNSDIPHPLKKFRIYAETLDSTGEIGIILEDREVRSLIGKTVYDFIDEVSF, encoded by the exons ATGATAATTGCTAGCGCAAAGATATATCTTTATGAAG AAAAAGTCCAGGTTGGACATGTATGGTCTACAAAGTTTTTCCTCAATTATCATCACCACAGTGTTGCTCAACTTCGTCAAAG GTACAATAGTGGTGATTTTTCTGAAGAAGATTTTTCAAGTGTTAAGGTAGAGAAAGTCCGACAATTTAACTTGGAAGAAATATTGAATCTTGGTCCTGAATTTACAAAG AAAGAGGTTATCTGTAATGTCAAAATCTGGAAAGTAGCAACAGGAATGGGATGGTTCTTTCGTACGTGTACATCATACTACCGTGAAAATGAAAATGTGGATGAGTTGTTCAAATGTGTTATGTGTAACTCTGACATTCCACATCCCCTGAAAAA ATTCAGGATATATGCGGAGACATTGGATTCCACTGGTGAAATTGGCATAATACTGGAAGATCGGGAAGTTCGTTCATTGATAGGAAAAACTGTTTATGACTTTATTGATGAGGTGTCATTCTAA
- the LOC141702082 gene encoding transmembrane E3 ubiquitin-protein ligase FLY2-like, producing MDSVITNLHFTTVLIRVFLSLSVVLVLFAPLATAVQSIRNTTHSTDDQWQPTSPFDWNITGKYAGSWRLMNPTESNPIIRKSSSDSVLELISTPTTSKGVYHVKGMVIFYKVFEDEHKVWGATIKIEGDYIWPLRLLRAVAYTEKAGESGYKDDYNISNPHYSQQDRDKL from the exons ATGGACTCTGTGATCACAAATTTACATTTCACAACTGTCTTGATTAGAGTTTTCCTAAGTTTATCTGTTGTTTTAGTTCTCTTTGCCCCTCTTGCCACTGCGGTGCAATCAATAAGAAATACTACTCATTCAACCGACGATCAG TGGCAACCAACATCACCTTTTGATTGGAACATTACCGGAAAGTATGCAG GATCTTGGCGCTTAATGAATCCCACAGAAAGCAATCCTATAATAAGAAAGTCCAGCAGTGACTCTGTCCTCGAATTGATCAGTACCCCAACAACAAGTAAAGGGGTATATCATGTTAAG GGGATGGTTATATTCTATAAGGTGTTTGAAGATGAACATAAAGTCTGGGGTGCAACAATCAAAATAGAAGGGGATTATATATGGCCCTTACGACTACTTCGAGCAGTAGCCTACAC AGAAAAAGCAGGAGAATCTGGATACAAAGATGATTACAATATCTCCAATCCACATTACTCG CAGCAGGACCGTGATAAGCTGTAG
- the LOC141702073 gene encoding uncharacterized protein LOC141702073 isoform X1 codes for MQISVIDFARSVLGLEKPNSSKFDARTLDHVVIFMPEGRSAKMARQRGCIIRKPAGQTSSLGSTARMVWHPLVEHSSFRSFVYSNIHFTTTSFVRSSRSIQIINVDLSRTYISYVPV; via the exons ATGCAGATTTCTGTTATTGATTTTGCTCGATCT GTGTTGGGTCTAGAAAAGCCAAACAGTTCAAAATTTGATGCTCGGACACTAGATCATGTTGTAATTTTTATGCCAGAG GGAAGAAGTGCTAAAATGGCAAGGCAAAG GGGATGTATTATCAGGAAACCAGCCGGACAGACCAGTTCACTTGGGAGTACTGCAAGAATGGTTTGGCATCCACTGGTGGAACACTCGAGCTTTCGCTCTTTTGTTTACTCTAAtattcatttcactaccactaGTTTTGTTCGGTCGAGTAGGTCAATACAAATAATCAATGTAGACCTCTCTCGTACATACATTAGCTATGTTCCAGTTTAG
- the LOC141702078 gene encoding uncharacterized protein LOC141702078, which produces MAISALLEGKTNTPKLIPQLDNRASFFNLFASSPVTVTTFTFHFNVHIIGGALREASDMTSVVRISLVLCSGIYFTIGIFGYLLFGDSIMADILISIHLKYFGGLNAIRTNKQSKQKKGKNPELNRSEKGKGVESVDEGKEESSKKGKHYNKDKTFGAGSSTNKSEGVEYGSCNGKSTLHSVKWDRIILEELLLQQEASIGMTFVRMGFFTTNCMFDKFLNRLLVIPLSTLAGLSRSVIDYLFCQEPHSKLPDFLVFIIREHKGKIYEVIDKARAFVEVVRDATNFASVDTIYGFAAFPSGENCLGNAPLISIHLKYFGGLNAIRTNKQSKQKKGKNPELNRSEKGKGVESVDEGKEESSKKGKHYNKDKTFGAGSSTNKSEGVEYGSCNGKSTLHSVKWDRIILEELLLQQEASIGMTFVRMGFFTTNCMFDKFLNRLLVIPLSTLAGLSRSVIDYLFCQEPHSKLPDFLVFIIREHKGKIYEVIDKARAFVEVVRDATNFASVDTIYGFAAFPSGENCLGNAPLVS; this is translated from the exons ATGGCAATCTCAGCACTCTTAGAAGGCAAAACAAATACACCAAAGCTCATACCTCAGTTGGACAATCGAGCCTCCTTCTTTAACCTCTTCGCTTCATCTCCAGTCACCGTCACTACATTCACTTTTCACTTCAATG TTCATATTATTGGAGGGGCGCTTAGGGAAGCATCAGATATGACCTCAGTTGTTCGAATTTCTCTAGTACTTTGCTCAGGAATCTACTTTACCATTGGGATCTTCGGATACCTGTTGTTTGGGGATTCCATTATGGCAGACATACTT ATATCTATTCACCTGAAATATTTTGGGGGTCTAAATGCTATTAGAACTAATAAGCAGTCGAAACAGAAGAAGGGTAAGAATCCTGAACTAAACAGATCAGAGAAAGGCAAGGGTGTTGAGTCGGTGGATGAAGGAAAGGAGGAGTCTTCAAAGAAAGGGAAGCATTACAACAAGGATAAGACTTTTGGAGCTGGTTCTTCTACCAACAAGTCGGAAGGAGTTGAATATGGATCCTGTAACGGCAAATCTACTTTACACTCCGTGAAATGGGATCGTATTATACTGGAAGAG CTGCTACTACAGCAGGAAGCATCCATTGGGATGACTTTTGTTCGGATGGGATTTTTCACAACAAATTGTATGTTTGATAAATTCCTGAATCGGCTACTGGTGATACCCCTTTCTACTCTAGCAGGACTATCCAGAAGTGTTATTGATTATTTGTTTTGTCAGGAGCCACATTCCAAATTACCGGATTTTTTAGTGTTCATAATAAG AGAACACAAAGGCAAGATCTATGAAGTCATTGACAAAGCTAGAGCTTTTGTGGAAGTTGTACGTGATGCTACGAACTTTGCTTCAGTTGATACTATTTATGGTTTCGCAGCATTTCCATCTGGGGAGAATTGCTTGGGGAATGCGCCTTTA ATATCTATTCACCTGAAATATTTTGGGGGTCTAAATGCTATTAGAACTAATAAGCAGTCGAAACAGAAGAAGGGTAAGAATCCTGAACTAAACAGATCAGAGAAAGGCAAGGGTGTTGAGTCGGTGGATGAAGGAAAGGAGGAGTCTTCAAAGAAAGGGAAGCATTACAACAAGGATAAGACTTTTGGAGCTGGTTCTTCTACCAACAAGTCGGAAGGAGTTGAATATGGATCCTGTAACGGCAAATCTACTTTACACTCCGTGAAATGGGATCGTATTATACTGGAAGAG CTGCTACTACAGCAGGAAGCATCCATTGGGATGACTTTTGTTCGGATGGGATTTTTCACAACAAATTGTATGTTTGATAAATTCCTGAATCGGCTACTGGTGATACCCCTTTCTACTCTAGCAGGACTATCCAGAAGTGTTATTGATTATTTGTTTTGTCAGGAGCCACATTCCAAATTACCGGATTTTTTAGTGTTCATAATAAG AGAACACAAAGGCAAGATCTATGAAGTCATTGACAAAGCTAGAGCTTTTGTGGAAGTTGTACGTGATGCTACGAACTTTGCTTCAGTTGATACTATTTATGGTTTCGCAGCATTTCCATCTGGGGAGAATTGCTTGGGGAATGCGCCTTTAGTGAGCTAG
- the LOC141702073 gene encoding uncharacterized protein LOC141702073 isoform X2, producing the protein MQISVIDFARSVLGLEKPNSSKFDARTLDHVVIFMPEGMYYQETSRTDQFTWEYCKNGLASTGGTLELSLFCLL; encoded by the exons ATGCAGATTTCTGTTATTGATTTTGCTCGATCT GTGTTGGGTCTAGAAAAGCCAAACAGTTCAAAATTTGATGCTCGGACACTAGATCATGTTGTAATTTTTATGCCAGAG GGGATGTATTATCAGGAAACCAGCCGGACAGACCAGTTCACTTGGGAGTACTGCAAGAATGGTTTGGCATCCACTGGTGGAACACTCGAGCTTTCGCTCTTTTGTTTACTCTAA